In a single window of the Niabella ginsenosidivorans genome:
- a CDS encoding tetratricopeptide repeat protein translates to MKAYNFIIKYRLIISVILILGGIYVNYAGSFWPAFPLYLIGAILVFSHFFFGPLRLIQEYMENGDLEGAEKVLNSIKFPNLLYKPIRSVYYTLKGNIAMSKQDFDSAETMMKKGLDLGMPMKEAEGASMLQMGMLAMQKGNTKQGESYIRQAIRKGLPDKENEAAAYLQMCSIMMNKREFRAAKDFFRKAKACKPTTPQIVSQIKEIEKYISRMPG, encoded by the coding sequence ATGAAAGCATATAATTTTATAATAAAATACCGGCTCATCATCAGCGTGATTCTCATTTTAGGGGGCATTTATGTAAACTATGCAGGTAGTTTCTGGCCGGCTTTTCCTTTATATCTTATCGGGGCCATTTTGGTTTTCAGCCATTTTTTCTTTGGTCCGTTACGTTTAATACAGGAATATATGGAAAACGGCGACCTGGAAGGCGCTGAAAAAGTATTGAATTCTATTAAATTCCCCAATCTTTTGTATAAGCCTATCCGCTCTGTATACTATACATTAAAGGGCAATATTGCTATGAGCAAGCAGGATTTTGACAGTGCGGAAACCATGATGAAGAAAGGGCTTGACCTGGGAATGCCTATGAAAGAGGCAGAAGGCGCAAGTATGCTGCAAATGGGCATGCTGGCCATGCAAAAGGGCAATACCAAACAGGGAGAAAGCTATATCCGCCAGGCCATCCGCAAAGGATTGCCAGATAAGGAAAATGAAGCTGCCGCTTACCTGCAGATGTGCAGCATCATGATGAATAAAAGAGAGTTCCGCGCAGCCAAAGATTTCTTCCGGAAAGCAAAGGCCTGCAAACCCACCACTCCGCAGATCGTAAGCCAGATCAAAGAAATTGAAAAATACATCTCCCGTATGCCGGGGTAA
- a CDS encoding alpha-L-fucosidase: MVKQLFLAIGFTVLCISVTAQKTNYVQLTPGESERKIIQKAANIVPSTRQLRWQQLELTAFFHFGMNTFTGREWGDGKEDPAIFNPTALDAVQWVQTMKDAGFKQVIVTAKHHDGFCLWPTKTTQHSVKNSPWKNGKGDVVKEVATACKKLGMGFGIYLSPWDRNSPVYGTDAYNDFFVQQLTELLTGYGKVDEVWFDGANGEGPNGKKQVYDFNRWYRLIRKLQPQAVIAIMGPDVRWVGTESGHGRSMEWSVVPTNNLDQDRIAAGSQQGVIFKPQGDMTGDDLGSRKKIVNAKGLVWYPAETDVSIRPGWFYHADQDQKVKTPEELMSIYFTSVGMNSVLLLNVPPDKRGLINEHDVKTLQEWSRIRRELFKINLLKGAAITCKNGLNMPAMLDGNNATHFTTKGTDTATVILFSLKQAKTFNVFSVQENIRVGQRVERFSVYYKNGDQWKPLIQESTIGYKRLLRFDPVTADAIRIEIESSRLNPAIAEVGLYCSPAEHR; encoded by the coding sequence ATGGTGAAACAACTATTTTTAGCGATCGGGTTCACGGTACTTTGCATTAGTGTTACTGCCCAAAAAACGAATTATGTGCAGCTCACCCCCGGCGAATCAGAACGGAAGATCATTCAAAAAGCGGCAAATATTGTTCCTTCCACACGGCAGTTACGATGGCAGCAATTAGAGCTGACCGCCTTCTTCCATTTTGGTATGAATACGTTTACCGGCAGGGAATGGGGCGATGGAAAAGAAGACCCTGCCATCTTTAACCCCACAGCGCTGGATGCAGTACAATGGGTACAAACCATGAAAGACGCGGGTTTTAAACAGGTTATTGTTACAGCAAAGCACCACGACGGGTTTTGCCTGTGGCCAACAAAAACCACCCAGCACTCCGTAAAAAACAGCCCCTGGAAAAACGGGAAAGGCGATGTGGTAAAAGAAGTAGCAACTGCCTGTAAAAAACTGGGAATGGGCTTTGGGATCTATCTTTCACCGTGGGACAGGAACAGCCCGGTGTACGGAACGGATGCCTATAACGATTTTTTTGTGCAGCAATTGACCGAATTGCTAACAGGTTATGGAAAAGTGGATGAGGTTTGGTTTGACGGCGCCAACGGGGAAGGGCCAAACGGGAAAAAACAGGTATATGACTTTAACCGCTGGTACCGGCTGATACGCAAACTGCAACCACAGGCCGTGATTGCCATTATGGGGCCGGATGTACGATGGGTGGGAACGGAAAGCGGTCATGGACGCAGCATGGAATGGAGCGTGGTACCTACCAATAATTTAGACCAGGACCGGATTGCAGCCGGCTCCCAGCAAGGGGTTATTTTTAAGCCACAGGGAGATATGACCGGCGATGACCTGGGCAGCCGTAAGAAAATTGTAAATGCCAAAGGACTTGTCTGGTACCCTGCGGAAACAGATGTATCCATCCGCCCGGGATGGTTTTATCATGCAGATCAGGATCAAAAGGTTAAGACTCCTGAAGAGCTGATGAGCATCTATTTCACCTCCGTAGGAATGAATAGTGTATTGCTGTTAAATGTACCGCCGGATAAAAGAGGCCTCATTAATGAACATGATGTAAAAACCCTGCAGGAATGGAGCCGTATACGCAGGGAATTGTTTAAAATCAATCTGCTTAAAGGTGCAGCTATTACCTGTAAAAACGGGCTGAATATGCCGGCAATGCTGGATGGTAATAATGCTACCCATTTTACAACAAAAGGTACAGATACCGCCACTGTCATTCTTTTCAGTTTAAAACAGGCAAAAACGTTTAATGTATTTTCTGTACAGGAGAATATAAGGGTAGGGCAGCGCGTGGAAAGGTTCAGCGTTTATTACAAAAACGGCGATCAATGGAAACCCCTTATACAGGAATCGACTATTGGTTATAAACGCCTGTTGCGCTTTGATCCGGTAACAGCTGATGCAATCAGGATTGAAATTGAATCATCCAGGTTGAACCCGGCTATTGCAGAGGTGGGATTGTATTGCAGCCCTGCCGAACACCGGTAG
- a CDS encoding RagB/SusD family nutrient uptake outer membrane protein, with protein MKTKHLLYIITLLSLGTSCKKVLDRSPQDAITDLNFWKSVDNLKLYCNNFYERLSVPTSTSENQSDNSVPNTPNSFLYNQTVVPANNGGWASGDWQYIRNANYFLTHYQEVVDDPAVINQYVGEIKFFRAYEYFNKVKSFGDVPWINKDLNTNDSSFLYQSRTARQIVIDSVIADLNFAVTNLPTPDKAELGRLHKYAALQMLARVNLYQGTWMKYRNISGWQVYLNNAVDAAKQMMQSNLYAIPKPTALSYYKNGDLVDAKTGTHAARDYPLYYREQFITEDLTTNKECVMPKIYVLDVLTSGLSRTVGEPNVGVSKDLIEDFLCDDGLPIALSSRYKGDDSAAIEFLNRDPRLRNMIDNRFLPSNMNNGNLVSNYLSPISSSTPTGYLAYKFRSPITKQNEANQTTYDMFVFRYAEVLLIYAEALAELGTITQADLDNSINLLRARLDEPSLPDGKMARLTLNPPADPNATTINGKPRYGYAVTPLIYEIRRERRIELAFEGFRWDDIVRWNAGKLIENPKTVYGIVASQNVRNEYNSYYNSNVFTGVNLKTITDWDGKNKQVIAPYTIPMRVWNDKLYLNPIPQDQINLGKGALTQNPGW; from the coding sequence ATGAAAACAAAACATTTATTATATATAATCACCTTGCTCTCGCTGGGCACTTCCTGTAAAAAGGTATTGGACAGGTCGCCACAGGATGCTATTACCGACCTGAATTTCTGGAAAAGCGTAGACAACCTGAAATTATACTGCAACAACTTTTATGAAAGATTATCAGTACCTACCAGCACATCTGAGAATCAAAGTGACAATAGTGTGCCCAATACACCCAATTCTTTTCTCTATAATCAAACAGTGGTGCCTGCAAATAATGGTGGCTGGGCATCTGGTGACTGGCAATATATCCGGAACGCCAACTATTTTTTAACACATTACCAGGAGGTGGTTGACGATCCGGCTGTAATTAACCAGTACGTAGGCGAAATAAAGTTTTTCAGAGCTTATGAATATTTTAATAAAGTAAAAAGCTTTGGAGATGTACCTTGGATCAACAAAGATCTGAACACAAATGACAGTTCTTTCCTGTACCAATCCAGAACTGCGCGCCAAATTGTAATAGACAGTGTTATAGCCGACCTGAATTTTGCCGTAACGAATTTACCAACACCGGATAAGGCAGAGCTGGGAAGATTGCATAAATATGCAGCCCTGCAAATGCTGGCCCGGGTAAACCTGTACCAGGGCACCTGGATGAAGTACCGCAACATCAGCGGTTGGCAAGTGTATCTTAATAATGCAGTGGATGCCGCAAAACAAATGATGCAAAGCAATCTTTACGCTATTCCAAAGCCAACAGCATTATCTTATTACAAGAATGGGGACCTGGTAGATGCGAAAACAGGAACACACGCTGCAAGGGATTACCCGTTATATTACCGGGAGCAATTTATTACAGAAGATCTTACCACCAATAAGGAATGTGTAATGCCCAAAATATATGTTCTTGATGTATTGACCAGCGGTTTATCAAGAACGGTAGGAGAGCCCAATGTGGGGGTAAGTAAGGACCTTATTGAAGATTTCCTGTGCGATGATGGTTTGCCGATTGCGCTCAGTTCAAGATACAAAGGGGATGATTCTGCAGCTATAGAGTTCCTGAACAGAGACCCGCGCCTGCGCAATATGATCGATAACCGGTTTTTGCCAAGTAATATGAATAATGGCAACCTCGTTTCCAATTATTTATCTCCGATTTCCAGCAGTACGCCTACCGGATATCTGGCTTATAAATTCAGAAGCCCTATTACCAAACAGAATGAAGCCAACCAAACCACTTACGATATGTTTGTGTTTCGCTATGCCGAGGTTTTATTAATTTATGCGGAAGCGCTGGCAGAACTGGGCACTATTACGCAGGCCGATTTGGATAATTCGATCAATTTATTGCGCGCCCGGCTGGACGAGCCTTCATTGCCTGATGGGAAAATGGCCCGGCTAACATTGAATCCCCCCGCAGACCCGAATGCAACTACAATTAACGGAAAGCCCAGATACGGTTATGCGGTTACCCCGCTGATTTATGAGATCAGGCGGGAACGCAGGATTGAACTGGCGTTTGAAGGGTTCCGGTGGGATGATATTGTAAGATGGAATGCGGGTAAATTAATTGAAAACCCCAAAACGGTTTATGGAATAGTAGCCAGCCAAAATGTAAGAAATGAATATAATAGTTATTATAACTCCAATGTTTTCACAGGAGTGAATCTTAAAACGATCACTGATTGGGATGGGAAAAACAAGCAGGTAATAGCCCCTTATACAATTCCTATGCGTGTATGGAATGATAAGCTTTACCTGAACCCGATACCACAGGATCAGATCAACCTTGGTAAAGGTGCTCTTACCCAGAACCCGGGCTGGTAA
- a CDS encoding SusC/RagA family TonB-linked outer membrane protein: MIILLILIRIILNLLHNCSGNHADGTYNIYPWTNPNLVNLSNNNDYYHALNIYGNYAKRVGRNSFSLMAGYNQEVKNLKFYSAQRKNLIDNSLPVLNGATGDMAVDEALPSWGVQGYFGRLNYDYDNRYYLSLIGRYDGTSIFAPGHRYVFNPSVSGAWRISNENFWKNNTALSDVFNEFKLKGSYGRLGNQVLNPDQFGYFPYISNYAVNTAYPYILGSSTTLPVGIAPGNLVSPTFTWEQVSQWNIGTEMEFLQHRLSISYDYYTRYTTGMFGPSSPLPGVLGTDVPRTNSADLKTKGWEFSANWHDNIGKNTTYRVGIVLSNSDAYITQYNNPTKLLSTDNSFYYVGQHIGEIWGLKTDGLFQSDAEAAAYPIDQSLLYSGTWHAGDVKYLDLDGDKKITSGKATADSSGDLSIIGNSTPRYQYGVTAGLSWKGLDLDIFVQGVAKRDWMPDGRYYGIASEWDVPMEAALNYWSYENPDGFLPRPYIDGAHGNRGGFGYGTDRYMQNAAYLRLKQVTLGYTITRPWLERARISSVKFYVTGQNVLTITKLSSLYDPENLNLLGYPVTKSWAAGLSITLK, translated from the coding sequence TTGATTATACTTTTAATCCTTATTCGGATAATACTGAATTTACTTCACAATTGTTCAGGGAATCATGCAGACGGTACCTATAATATTTACCCCTGGACAAACCCTAATTTAGTAAACCTGAGTAACAATAATGATTATTATCATGCCCTGAATATTTATGGGAATTATGCAAAAAGGGTTGGCCGGAACAGTTTTAGCCTAATGGCAGGATACAACCAGGAAGTAAAGAACCTGAAATTCTATTCCGCTCAAAGAAAGAATCTCATTGATAACAGCCTCCCTGTGCTAAACGGTGCAACCGGTGATATGGCCGTGGATGAGGCACTGCCCAGTTGGGGCGTTCAGGGTTATTTTGGCAGGCTCAATTATGATTATGACAACCGCTATTACCTGAGCCTGATCGGAAGATATGACGGCACCAGCATTTTCGCCCCCGGGCACAGGTATGTATTCAATCCCTCTGTTTCAGGTGCGTGGAGGATCAGCAACGAAAATTTCTGGAAAAATAATACGGCGCTTTCTGATGTGTTCAATGAATTTAAATTAAAAGGCTCTTATGGGCGCCTGGGCAACCAGGTACTGAATCCTGATCAATTTGGCTATTTTCCTTATATATCTAATTACGCTGTTAACACAGCATATCCGTATATATTGGGAAGCAGCACAACACTTCCTGTAGGTATTGCCCCGGGTAATCTGGTAAGCCCTACCTTTACATGGGAACAGGTAAGCCAATGGAATATTGGAACAGAAATGGAGTTCCTGCAGCATCGCCTTAGCATATCCTACGATTATTATACCCGGTATACAACAGGCATGTTTGGGCCAAGTTCACCATTACCAGGTGTATTAGGAACAGATGTGCCTAGAACTAACTCAGCTGATTTAAAAACAAAAGGCTGGGAATTTTCCGCCAACTGGCATGACAATATTGGTAAAAACACCACCTACAGGGTGGGCATTGTGTTATCCAATTCCGATGCTTATATTACCCAATACAATAATCCTACAAAGCTTTTGAGCACGGATAATAGTTTCTATTATGTTGGCCAGCATATCGGTGAAATCTGGGGATTAAAAACCGATGGTTTGTTCCAGTCTGATGCTGAAGCCGCAGCTTATCCTATTGATCAGTCATTATTGTATAGCGGAACATGGCATGCGGGCGATGTAAAGTATCTTGACCTGGATGGTGATAAAAAGATTACAAGCGGCAAAGCTACTGCCGATTCAAGTGGTGATTTAAGTATAATAGGTAATTCAACTCCCCGGTATCAGTATGGTGTTACAGCAGGTTTATCCTGGAAGGGTTTGGACCTGGATATTTTCGTCCAGGGCGTAGCCAAAAGGGACTGGATGCCTGATGGGCGCTATTACGGTATTGCCAGCGAGTGGGATGTGCCTATGGAAGCGGCGCTAAATTACTGGTCGTATGAAAATCCTGACGGCTTCCTGCCACGTCCTTATATAGACGGCGCTCACGGGAACCGTGGCGGTTTCGGCTATGGTACTGACCGGTATATGCAAAACGCAGCTTACCTGCGCTTAAAACAGGTAACATTAGGATATACGATCACCCGGCCCTGGCTTGAGCGGGCCCGGATCAGTTCAGTGAAGTTTTACGTAACAGGCCAGAATGTATTGACGATTACAAAGCTTTCCAGTTTGTATGACCCTGAAAACCTCAACTTATTGGGTTACCCGGTTACTAAATCCTGGGCTGCTGGTTTAAGTATTACATTGAAATAA